Proteins encoded together in one candidate division KSB1 bacterium window:
- a CDS encoding DUF3857 and transglutaminase domain-containing protein, producing MRWTIIPLCLLICLISPPGLCAEPAHPSPFFDLIKDAGTAADYEGQSTLIVFDSTWIDVDTTGLSHKRGHTLTKILTPEGVARLRAVRFDYDPASNRLEISRALIHRSDGNVDTVSSARATDQPQPQHLIYWGARMKVLPIPPLEVGDALELEHTLVGFTIAYLASDGEEEKYIPPMRGTYYDVILFGGAAGFLSFGGAPPTKLKAYSIVMPESKVAQFETYNGEIKSSLTFAPGKLIYSFWKQDLPAFKEEPREPDLPDIVPKVVFTNVRDWAEKSRWFYRVNEDREIFAADDAIRREVEHVTKDCKSDTAKFYALLHWVAHGIRYSGVSMGEGEGYTLHPSTMTFRDRAGVCKDIAGMLITMLRVAGFTTYPVMTCAGSRVEQIPADQFNHCVVAVKKSDGGFIMLDPTWSPFNTELWSRAESEQHIVIGSPEGEELRQIEKFTTEDNDFTVAVASRLETDGTLSGTLSLSGKTQGDARLRRPFSDAGQDRWEYFCRDWLHKADPATQLVTVKFGDLWNFEKPFTVAIEFRVADYARVIGDRMDYVPYSVKLLAANGRQWNFVHDLTAKKRAHPIFTYNPRHVTLRETLLLPPGHAVRKLPEARELGDDLASLRGGWTTAGGGLTLEQVWRFRDRWIAADHYDKLKKVTDAMKDADAVSLVVDRKGGK from the coding sequence ATGCGCTGGACAATTATTCCGCTCTGCCTGCTGATTTGTTTGATCAGCCCGCCAGGTCTCTGTGCCGAACCCGCTCATCCAAGCCCGTTCTTTGACCTGATCAAGGACGCCGGTACCGCGGCCGACTACGAAGGCCAATCCACACTCATCGTATTCGACTCCACGTGGATTGACGTCGATACCACCGGACTCTCGCACAAGCGTGGTCACACGCTGACAAAGATCCTCACGCCCGAGGGAGTCGCCCGCTTGCGCGCCGTGCGCTTCGATTACGACCCCGCGTCGAATCGCCTCGAGATCTCCCGCGCACTGATCCACCGCTCGGACGGAAACGTGGACACGGTGAGCTCCGCCCGGGCTACCGATCAGCCGCAACCGCAGCACTTGATCTACTGGGGCGCGCGCATGAAAGTGCTGCCAATTCCGCCGCTCGAAGTCGGCGATGCGCTCGAACTCGAACATACTTTAGTCGGGTTTACCATCGCCTACCTCGCCTCCGACGGCGAAGAGGAAAAGTACATCCCGCCGATGCGCGGAACCTACTACGATGTGATTCTGTTCGGCGGCGCGGCCGGATTCCTGAGCTTTGGCGGCGCCCCGCCGACCAAACTCAAAGCGTACTCCATCGTCATGCCGGAGTCCAAGGTCGCGCAATTCGAAACCTATAATGGTGAGATCAAATCGTCGCTCACCTTCGCGCCGGGTAAGCTGATCTACTCGTTCTGGAAGCAGGACCTCCCCGCCTTCAAGGAAGAGCCGCGCGAACCCGATCTGCCCGACATCGTGCCGAAGGTGGTCTTCACCAACGTGCGCGATTGGGCCGAAAAGTCCCGCTGGTTCTATCGCGTAAACGAAGATCGCGAGATCTTCGCGGCCGACGACGCCATTCGCCGTGAAGTCGAACATGTCACGAAAGATTGCAAGTCCGATACCGCGAAGTTCTATGCCCTGCTGCACTGGGTCGCCCACGGGATTCGCTATAGCGGCGTCTCCATGGGTGAGGGCGAGGGCTACACGTTGCACCCCTCGACCATGACTTTCCGCGATCGCGCCGGCGTGTGCAAGGATATCGCCGGCATGCTGATCACCATGCTGCGCGTCGCCGGCTTCACGACCTATCCGGTGATGACTTGCGCCGGCTCGCGCGTCGAACAAATTCCGGCGGACCAATTCAATCACTGTGTCGTCGCAGTCAAGAAGTCGGACGGCGGGTTCATCATGCTCGATCCGACGTGGTCCCCCTTCAACACCGAACTGTGGAGCCGCGCCGAATCCGAACAGCATATCGTGATCGGCAGTCCCGAGGGCGAGGAGCTGCGCCAAATCGAAAAATTCACGACCGAGGACAACGATTTCACCGTGGCCGTGGCCAGTAGGTTGGAAACCGATGGCACGCTCTCCGGAACACTGAGTCTGAGCGGCAAGACGCAGGGCGACGCGCGTCTGCGCCGTCCGTTCAGCGATGCCGGACAGGACCGCTGGGAGTACTTCTGCCGCGACTGGCTGCACAAAGCCGACCCGGCGACGCAGTTAGTCACTGTCAAATTCGGCGACCTGTGGAATTTCGAAAAGCCGTTCACCGTTGCGATTGAATTCCGGGTTGCGGACTATGCGCGGGTTATTGGCGATCGGATGGATTACGTGCCCTATAGCGTAAAGCTGCTCGCCGCAAATGGACGGCAGTGGAACTTTGTGCATGACCTGACTGCTAAGAAGCGTGCACACCCGATCTTCACGTACAACCCGCGGCATGTCACATTGCGCGAGACGTTGCTGCTGCCACCGGGTCACGCCGTGCGCAAACTGCCGGAAGCGCGCGAGCTCGGCGATGACCTCGCTTCATTGCGCGGCGGCTGGACGACGGCCGGTGGCGGCTTGACATTGGAACAGGTCTGGCGATTCCGCGATCGCTGGATCGCGGCTGATCACTATGACAAATTGAAAAAGGTCACGGACGCTATGAAGGATGCCGATGCCGTGTCGCTCGTCGTGGACCGGAAGGGAGGCAAGTGA